CTACGTACTCGCAAGATAACTCAAATGGCGTGCCACCCTCGCACATCTTCGTCTTGTTGAATTCCAATGGTTTACGAGCCTCTACCCGCTGCGCCTGCTGCGGTCGCACGTGGTTCGTGACACCTTTGCGCCCCATCCGCTCAGGGACGCCTCATGCATGTCGCGCAATGCTGTGAGAAGAAATGGCGAAACCGGAGGATACACAGGTTCCCGCCGGCCGCACACTCGGCCGGCGGGGAAGGAGGAGAAACGGATGAACGGGATTGAATGACCGAGGAGAAGGAGGCTGATCAGGTCAACGTTTTAGGACGACGTCGCGAACAACCTTTCCGCTCGGACCGAAAGGCTTCTGGGGCTTGCCGTTGAGTTCCGCCTTGACCCCTCCAGCGTTGCCGAGGGTCACGGAAAACTGGTCCTGCGCTTTCCACTGAGCTTTTTCTCCTGGACGGAGAAGCGCTTCCTGCGGACTGCCGGCATCCACCTGCACGACCACCCAACTGAGTTCCGTCGCTTCCAAATCAAGTACGAGGGGACCGTCCGAACCGACGGGACCGTCGACTGAGAGTCCGGCTAGGGGGCCGTCAGAACCACCCTGGGCCGCTGCCGGAGCGACGGCCGGTTCGGCCGGCACAGGGGCCTTGGCCACCATCTGAGGAGCCGGCGCCGGAGTCGTCTTTTCCAGAATGGCCTTGGCCGGCGGAGCCGGCACATCGACCGGTTTGGCTGCCGCCGTGATGGGCGGAGGAAGATCCGCATCCTGCTTGGGTGCCGCGTCACGCCCTTCCTTAGAAAACGGCATCGTCTTTTTCGAAGGCGGCGGCACATCCGAACTAGCGCGGCGCACAAGCGTTGCCGACTGTTCGCGGCTCAACAGAAACACTAAGGTGATGATGGCGATCGCGATCGCGATTCCGACGGCTTTCCGGTTGGCCTTACGGCGACGTTCTTCCTCAACCTGACGCTGTCTGAGCCGTTCCCGTTCGCCCTGCTTTTCGTAAAAGGCTCCGGCGGACTGGACGAATCGATGAATCGCATCCTCTTCGTCCAACCCGAGCGAGCGGGCATAGGAACGGACGAAGCCCCGTGCAAAGACCTGGTCGGGCAACTTGGCGAAATTCCCCTCTTCCAATGCCTTGACGAAATCCGACCGGATTCGGGTCTTCGAAGCGACCTCCTCGACGGTGAGGCCCTTCGTCTCCCGAACCTGCCGAAAGAATTCTCCAACTGATTCCATGGTTGTCCGCCTATGGTTTGAGCTTGCTCAGCAATTCTTTTGCCGCCGCAGCATGCTCGCCGGTCTTATCGAGCGTGGCGACCTTCGTCAGCGCTTCGCGCGCCCGCACGTCGAATCCCAACTTGTAATACACGCGCCCCAACTCGAGTTGCAGCATCGCCGGCGGCACGTTCGGAGGCGTGACCGTCGTCGCATCCTCCAGTGATTCCATCGCCGCCTGAAACTCGCCTTCATGGATCAAGGCCCGCCCCAGGTGAAACCGGGCCAGGTCCGGCGTCGAATAGAGCGGATTGCTCAACGCTTGGCGATAGGCGGCGATCGCTTCTTTCCAGTGGTCCTGATTCGCCAGCACCTGCCCCAGATAGGTCTGCGCTTCGGAATAGTCGCCGTCGACGCGAATCGCCTCGCGGAAGGACTCTTCAGCTTGCTTGAGACGGCCTTGGGTCGCATAGATGTGGCCGAGGCCGTAGTGCGCCTCCTTGTTGTCCGGATTCAGCTTGACGGCCTTTTGAAACGAGACATAGGCCTGCTGTTGATCCGTGCTCATCCGCGCGATGCCTTCCTGGTAGAAGCCTTTCGACTTCCGAAGGTTATCCTCGCTCGCCGCGCAACCGACCGCCAATGCGAGCGGCAACAACAACGCCGGCATCCATTGCCGACTCCAGGACTGTCTCTCCGTCACGGCCTGCACGGAGGCCATCGACTCCCTCATCTCAGCCCACATCCTCGAAGTGCGTGAGTTGCTTGAAGGCCTTGTATCGCGCCTCAATCTCTTTGTAATCCAGGATCTTCAATCGGTCAAGGCTAAAGGCTTCTACTGTAAATGAGGCCATGACGCTGCCGAAGATGATGGCCTGTCGAATCGCCTCCGATGAACGATTCCCGGTCGCCGCGAGGTAGCCGAGGAACCCGCCCGCGAACGTATCGCCCGCACCGGTGGGATCCCGTACCTCCTCGAGCGGAAACGCCGGTGCGCCGAACACCTGCTTCTCATTGAACATCAGCACGCCGTATTCGCCCCGCTTCACGATCAGGTGTTTCGGACCGCGGGCCAAGATCTTCTTCGCCACCTTCACCAAATTCGGATCATCGCCCAGCGCGCGGGCCTCTCCGTCGTTAATGATGAGGATGTCGATGTGCTCCAACACCTTCCACAAAGCATCCCGCTTGCCGTTGATCCAAAAGTTCATCGTATCGCAGGCCACGACGGCCGGGCGGTTGACCTGCTGAAGCACATCGAGTTGCAGTTCCGGATCGATGTTCCCGAGAAACAGAACTTCCGGTGAACGATACTGGGCCGGAATTTTCGGCCGGAACGTTTCGAAGACATTCAGTTTCGTATCCAGCGTCTGTGCCTCGTTCAGTTGATGCGAATAGGCGCCCTTCCATCGAAAGGTCGCACCCGGACGCCGCTCCAATCCGGCCAGATCGATCTTTCGGCTCTTCAGAAAGGTGATATGCTTTTCCGGAAAATCGTCACCGACGACCGCAATCAAATCCACGTTGGTGAAGTAGCTCGCTGCGGTCGAAAAGTACGTCGCCGATCCGCCCAACACTTCTTCCGCTTCGCCGAACGGCGTCTTCACCGTATCCAATGCCACCGAACCCACAACCAACAGCTTTCCCATGACTCACCGTTTTCCTTTCCGCGCAGACACGTATGGCGCGATCAACAAGCCCAACCGACGCTTCGCCTCAGCCGACATCCGATCCGGCGCGGTCACGATGGCGTCGCGCAGAGCCTGGTTGCATGCGCAAGGCTGATCCGGCACCAAGGTAGGGACGACCGTTCTCAACACCTGCTTGGCCAGCGCCACATTCTTATGCAGTGTAGCCAAGATTGCTTCAACCGTCACGGCTTCTTCGGTTTCGTGCCAACAGTCATAATCCGTCGCCAATGCCACCGTGGCATAACAGAGTTCGGCTTCGCGGGCCAGTTTGGCTTCAGGCATGTTGGTCATCCCGATCACGTCGACTCCCCATTGCCGATACAGGCGCGACTCCGCCTTCGTCGAGAACTGCGGCCCTTCCATGCACACATACGTGCCGCCCACGTGGAACCGCGCGTCGAGCTTCCCTACGGCGGTCTCCAGCGCCGACGCCAACGGGGCACAGACCGGGTCGCCGAAGCCCACATGCGCCACAATTCCTTCGTCGAAAAACGTGGACAGGCGTCGTTTCGTGAGATCGATGAACTGATCCGGCAGCACGATGTCGCCCGGTCTGATCGATTCTTTCATGCTCCCGACGGCGCTGATGGAAATCACTTTGGTCACGCCCAACGACTTGAGCGCGTAGATATTCGCTCGATAGTTGATGCCGCTCGGATTGATTCGATGCCCTCGTCCGTGTCGGGAGAGAAACGCGACCCGTGCCCCGGCCAGCGTCCCGAGTATCAGTGCGTCCGAGGGATTCCCAAACGGGGTCCGCACTTTTACCTCCCGCACATGCTGAAGCCCTTCAATGTCATAGAGCCCGCTGCCGCCGATGATGCCGATCGCGGCGCGTGCCTGTTTGCTTGTTCGTATCATGCCCCGTCCTTCACTCCTTCCTGGGCCGACGCACCGGGGCGAGCCGCCTCCGATTGCGATTCTAATCCCGCAAGAAATGCTCGAATGTCGCGCAGCACCCGCGCTGCCACCGTCTCGGGATCCTCGTGGTCGCCGATCTGATACCAGCGCAAGGCCGGCTCGCTCCGAAACCAAGTGAGCTGACGCTTGGCGAAATGCCGGGTATCGCGCTTCAGCAGACGCAGCGCCTCGGCGCGGTCATACTCCCCGGCCAGATACCCGCAGACTTGCCGATAGCCCAACCCCTTCATCGAACCCAACGCCCGCCCGTAGCCTTTGGCAAGAAGCGATTCCGTTTCCGCAATCAGCCCCCGCGCGAACATGCCGTCCACCCGCTCGTCGATTCGACGATACAGTTCCTCACGGTCACGCATGAGGCCAAGCATCAGGACGGAAAACGAGTGATCGGCGAATGCATGCTCCCGATGCAGGTCGGACAACCGCCGTCCCGCGACGTGATGAACTTCCAGCGCGCGAATGATTTTGACTTCATCGTTCGGATGCAGCCGTGCCGCCGACTCGGGATCGATCTGACTCAGTCGCCGGTGAAGAAACCCCTTGTCGGCCTCGCGCGCAGCCCGTACTAACTCGTCCCGATAGGCAGGGTTGGCCCGCGGCGCGTCACACAAACCTCGAACCAACGTCCTCACGTAGAGGCCGGTCCCCCCGACGACAAGAGGCACTCGCCCAGCCGCATAGAGACGCACGATCTCTTGCTGAGCCTGCGCCCGGTAGTCACCCGCGTTGAATGGTTCATCAGGCTCTACCAGATCAATCAGTCGATGAGCGATACCGCGTCGCAGGGCCAGAGGCGGTTTGTCCGTGGCAATATCCATCCCGCGGTAGACTTGGCGGGAATCCGCGGTCAAAATTTCCGTGTCCAGCGCTGCAGCCAGGCTCAGGGCGATTTCACTCTTGCCGACGGCGGTCGGCCCGACCACGACGATCAAGGGCCGCATCGAGAGGAGGGAATCGGAGCACGGTACCATGCCGCACCTGCTCGGTTACGGCCGATCGAAGAGACGGCCCATCTCTTCGGCCGAAAGCCGGAAGGCCACGCGGCGGCCGTGGGGGCAGGTCATGATCCAGCCTTCGGCACCCCAGTCTTGCACCAATTGCTTGATCTCCGGCAAGGCCATGGAGCGCCCCGCCCGCACCGCGCCGTGGCAAGCCAAGGAGGCGAGCACCGGGCGAACCTTTTCCTCCAGCGAGGAAACCGTCTCCCATCGCTCGAGATCTTCGATCAAATCCTGCACGAGCGAGGCCGTATCGGCATGTCCCAGCAGGATCGGCAAACTGCGGATCAGAAAGGACGAGGTCCCGAAGGGCTCGATACCCAGCCCCAACCGTTCCAACTCGCCCAAATGTTGCTGCAACAGGAGCGCCTTCTGCACGGGTAGTTCGAGAGGCTCAGGCAATAACAGCGGTTGGGAGGGAAGCGTTTTCCCCTGCCATGCGCGCCACAGCCGTTCGAAGAGCACACGCTCATGGGCCGTATGCTGATCGACGACGGCCAACTCATTTCCCACCTGCGCGATGAGATAGGTACGTCCCATTTGTCCCAAGGGCACGACGTCCGGGGTGTCACCGGGTCTGTACGCAGCTCCGGCTTCCTGCACAAAAGAGGTCTGCACCTCAGGAGGAGCTGGTGCGGCCCCCGAGTCGGGATCGGCTTCAGCCGGCCGGAACGAAGAGGGCAACGCGCCGCTCCACAAGGCATGCGACGACGATGGCCGCTCCTCTTGGGTCACTGCGCCGGCAAGCGACGAGGCAATCTGGACGCGTCCGAGTACCTGTCGGACGGCAGATCGAACGGCTTGGTGAATCAGCTCGGGGTCCGCAAACCGCACTTCCCGCTTCGTGGGATGGACATTGACATCGACACGGGACGGATCGAGGTCCAAGAAGAGCACGAACAGCGGATTCTGCCCCTTGGCAAGAAAGGAGCTGTACCCGTCGCTGACCGCGTGGGACACCGTGCTGTTCTTGATCGGTCGGCGATTCACGAAGAGGTCCTGCGGCGTGCGTGACGCACGGGCCCGCACCGGATCAATGATGAACCCCCGGACGGTCACGCCGTTCCGCTCGGCCTCGATCCCTAAAGCACCCTCTCCGAAAGCCCCACGGTAGACCTGCAGCACTCGGTCGCGCGACGACGATACGCCGGGCAGGTTGAACACTTCATAGCCGTTATGCAGCAGGCGGAAGTGCACCTGCGGCCAGGCCAACGCCGCCAATTGGATGGCATGGCTGATATGGGAAAATTCCGTCGTGGTGGATTTGAGGAACTTGCGGCGGGCCGGCGTATTAAAGAACAGTTCGGCGACTTCGATGCTGGTACCAGGAATCGCGGCGGCATCTTCAACCCGGACGGTTTCGCCGTCGGCCAGCCACAATTGCGTGCCAATCGACGCGCCCTGCGCCAGCGTCAGCACTCGTACCTTCGAGACGGCGGCAATGCTCGGCAGCGCTTCCCCGCGAAAACCCATGGTCCGGACGGCGGTCAACTCTGCATCAGACCGAAGCTTGCTCGTGGCGTGGCGTTGAAACGCCAACATCGCATCGGACCGGCTCATCCCCTCGCCGTCATCCGTCACACGAATCAAGCCGAGCCCGCCGTCTTTGATCTCGACCGTGATCGTGCTGCTGCCGGCGTCCAGACTGTTCTCGATCAATTCTTTGACGACGGCGGCGGGGCGCTCAACGACCTCTCCGGCGGCGATACGGCCGATGACGTCGTCGGGTAAAACCTGAATCTTTCCGGAGCTACTGACCACACCCATACGAGGAGACGCTCCCTGCAGAGTCGACCGAGGCGGGACGATGGGAGAACGGGACAGGCGAGTGAACCGAAATCATCGGATCTCGGCCATCTTCGCCTTTGCCAGCTTGGCTTCGTCGGAGGTCGAGTATTCCTCGATAACCCGCTTCAAATACTTGCGCGACTTGGTCGTGTCGCCCGTTTCGGCCGCCGACAATCCCAGTTTGAACAGCGCAGCGGGAACCTTCTCATTGCCGGGGTATTCGTTCACCACATGGTCAAAGGACTGAATCGCCCGAATGTAATCTTTCTGGGCATAATACGATTCGCCCAGCCAATAGTGGGCGTTCGGCGTCAAAGAGGTGGACGGGAAATCTTTGATGAAGCGCTGGAACCCGCTCACGGCCAAATCATACTTGCCGTTGAGATAGTCGTTGTAGGCCAAGTTGAAGGCCGAGGTCGGCGTAATCGAGGGAACGCCCGGGACGATGGTCGGCACCTCCGGCGCAGGTCCGGACGGCTTGGCTACGCGTGCCTGGCGGGCCGATTCAGCGAGGACCTGATCGGACCTCAACTGGGCTGCCTGGGCGATCTGGGTTTCCTCGATCTTTCCGAGTCGCGCTTCCAATTTCTGGAGCCGCGTCATCGCTTCATCCAGCCGAATCTTGCCCCCTTCGGGTTCACGGACCCGCTCCAGGGATTCCACCCGCCGCTGGATCGCTTCGAACCGCTTCTGCTCTTGATCCTGCGTCTTCGCGATGGTGGCAACCTGATCACGCACCTCGAGAAAATCGGCGTGCTTGGCACAACCGGTGATCAGGAGACTGCAGGTCAAGCCCGCCGCCGACAGCTGGACGAATGTTCGGGCACTCATGGCTAATGTAGCTCCTTTAATTGATTCAGCTTGTCGACCGCCTTATTGGCTTCCGGCGTCTTCGGGTACAAATCAATGACCTGCTTCAGGGCCGAGGCGGCCTTTTTGCGATCTTTCAACGCCAGATAGGCGTAGCCCTTCTTGAGCAACGCTGCCGGGACCTTTTCGCTGGCCGGATGGTTCAGCTGAACCTGATCGTACGCATCAATCGCACGGGTATAGTCTTTCTTCCCATAATAGGTCTCACCAAGCCAAAACCGCGCGTTCGGCGCCAATTCGGAATTCGGATGCTGCGTGATGAATTCGGCGAAACCCTGGCGAGCCGCATCGAGATCCCCTTCCTTGAAGCGAGTCAGGGTACGCTCGTACGCCTCACGGTCCGGCAACGCAGACATGCGAGGCTCGCTGCGGGCGACCAAATTATTCGAGGGTACCGGGGGAGGCGTTGGTTCCGCGACAGGGGCTGGGACCGGCGCGGGCGGCGTGGGCGGAAGCGGAGCGACCTCGGCCACCACCGGGGCCGATTCGGTCCGTTGCGCCACGCTGGCCCGTTGCGCCGCCAAATGCTGTTCGACCTGCTTCAGAAACGAATGCTGGTTTTCCAGATTCTTGTCCAGCGTCAGAATTTGCGACTGCACATGGGCAAAATTCCGCCCCATCTCTTCAAAGCGCCGCTCCTGTTCGTCCCCGCGGCTGGTAAGCCGGCCACCGGCATCTTCCAGTGCCTTCACCACGGAAGTCACACTGCGATTCATGCCCGACAAGTGTTCGGCCGTCACCTTGTTGTCAGCTTCGATCTTTGCGGCCAGGGCATCCGTCCGTTTCACAAGGCCGTTGTTTTCCTGCTCCACCGTGGCGGCAAGGTGCTTGACCGCCTGATCCTGCTGCGCCAGACGTTCACTGAGGCCTCCCAGCGCCTGCTTGAAATCGATCAATGCCTGGCTGAACTTCGACACCTGGTCCGTAATGGACCGATTCTGTGATTCGATCTGCGCCAGGTTCTGCTGTTTGACCTCGGCGGCGTGGATGGCCTTCTGTTGTTCCTCGAACCGCCCATCGACTTTCTGCGCGAGGGCGCCGGTCGTCTTCTGGACGGCGTCGAGAATATTCTTTTGTGTGGCATCCAGGTGCGACGTCAGTTGGTCCAATCGAGCCGTCACGGCGGCCATCTCGGCCTTGTGACGCTCCCGATCATTCTTCAACAACGCATCCTGGTCGACCAACTGCTTCTCGACCCAGCCGAGACGCTTGTTGTCCTCCGCCGACCGCTTCTCGCCCTCGCTGAGGCGCCGGTCCACCTTGGAGTCCTGCGCGGCCAGTTTGGCAACCAGATCGTCCTGCCGCACCTCGAGTGTCTGCGCCTTGTGGACGGCTTTATCGAGATCGCCGCGCAACGCCGGAATATCCTGCTCGCGCAACGACACGATTTCCTGACTCTGTCGGGCCCTGGTCTGGGCAAGCTCCTCGGTCGATTGCTTGATCTTCCGCTGGAGTTCCCGTTCCGTCTGCTTGAGATCCGCCTGCTGCGCAACGCAACCTGAGAGAAGGGAAAGTCCCAACCCGCAAATCAAGGGATACCAACCGGGCCGTCGCCCGTTCTGGCTCGCGATCTGGTTCACCGGCATGGTCTCCCCGTCGGCTTCGACTCGACTTCTCTCATACATGCGCTCTCCTTTAGACATCGTGGTACCGGAGAATCATGTCACAAGTATGCGCCACGGCAAAATTATTTCGACCGGACCACCACGTGTCCACGACGATTCTGCTGGTAACAGCTCTCGTTGTGGTCGTTGCAGAACGGCCGTTCCTTTCCATAGGACACCACGGCCAACCGGTTGGCGCCGATACCGAGTTCCACCAGGTAGTTCCGCACAGCCTTGGCGCGCTTCTCTCCCAACACAAGGTTGTAGGCCAGCGTCCCACGCTCGTCGCAGTGCCCTTCAATCTTCACCAGGGCACTGGGATTGCCCTTAATCCACTGGGCATCCCTGACTAAGGCTTGCTTGGCGTCTTCGGTAATGGTCCAGCTGTCGTAGCCGAAAAAGACATCCTGCAGTCCGGCATCCGCCGACGCGGCCTGTTCCTTCGCCTGCTCTCGACGAATCTCCTCGATCTGGCGGGCCGTGCTCTCGGACGGCTCGACCTTCGCCAACATCGTTCCACCGCCACCCAACCGCTCCTCGGCCGGAGACTTTCCGCCCGCAACCGAATCAAAGCCGCGGAGGCCACCGGTCTCGGGTTCTTCCGCCTTGCTCGCCAACGACAAGTCCGGGAATGTCCCGCCCGTGCTGGGCTGGCTCGGCGTGCTCGGCTGAGTCGGCATGGTCGGCGGCATGGTGGTGCCGGACTTGGCCATTCCACGCTCCGACGATTGCGCGTCGCCGCCGGACTGGATCGACTTCTTCGAGCAACCCGACTGGCTGATCAACAGCATCGCTGCGACGGCTGTCAGGCCTATGGTCCCTACCCGTATCCTCATATCTCGTCTCCTCGCTAGGTGAAAGGTTGATGATCTGTCGACAAAACCCGAATGCCGTTGCTATGCCTCACAACGCCGGGGACCACGATGGCGCGCTGTTATGGGTGCCCCCGAACGTAATTCGTTCCAAATCGGTGCCATCGGTATTGACCATATAGATGTGGCTCTTGCCGTCCACGGTCGAACTGAAGGTAAGGTGACGACCGTCGGGAGACCAGGAGGGGGAATCATCGATCCCGTTGCCCGTTGTTATCTGCACCCGCTTCTGCCCGTCGGGCGTCACCATACACAACTTGTAGGTGCGTTGTGCAGTGCGGCAGACATACGCGATCCAGTTGCCCCGCGGAGACCAAGCCGGCGCCGCGTTGTAATCTCCTTCATAGGTTAAGCGCCGAACGTTGGATCCGTCGGAGCTCATCACAAACACCTGCGGCCCTCCGCCACGATCGGAGGTAAAGGCCAACTCCCGCCCGGTCGGCGACCAGGTCGGCGAGAGATCGCCGCCGGGATTGACCGTGAGCCGCTGCATGTCTTTGCTACGCGTATCGAGCTTGTAAATTTCCGAATTGCCGTCCTGGCTGGTCGCGAAGGCCAAGAAATTTCCATCCGGAGACAACGCCGGCGTGATATTCAACCCGCTGAGCGAGACCAGGGTCCAGCGCTTGCCGGTCGCCAATTCCAAGATGTCGATGTCCTGTGTGTTGCGGCTCCGATAAGCCGTAAACACGATGAACCGGCGATCGGGTGACCAGCGCGGCATCAGATTCAGAAAACCGTCGGCGGTAATTTGCTTCGGTTCATAGCCGTCGTAATCCATCACGTACAATTCGCGGGCATTGCCGTGCTCGGCGACATAGACGATCTTGGTCCGTGCAATCCCCGGCTCACCGGTGTACCGAAACACCAATTCATCCGCAAACCGGTGGGCCATCAGCCGCACCACGTTGGTTGAACCCACGTACCGCTTTCCGCCGACGATCTCAGCGCTCCCGCTGTCATAGACGTAGCCGTCCATGAGCAGGTCGTTATCCTTGTCGCCGTTCTTCGGACCGGACTTGCCCCACACCAGCACAGACACCCCGCCGTCGGCCGCCTGTTTGAAGACGGCCTTGTCCGCCGCCGTCACTTCGCGGGTCTTCACCCCGATGGAAGGCAAATCGACCAACGAAAATACAAGGGACCGCTTAAGATCGGCCTTCAGAACTTCTTCGATCCGGCCGCCCAACCATTCCGGGCCGCCGCCGTTTTGAAATCCGAAGACACCGATCGGTATCTTCTGGAAATCCGGGCGTGTCGCTTCCAGAAACACATCCGTTGCCCTGGAGTCGAGAATGCCAAAGACCCCCGCCCCGGCAAACAGACAGAGTGCAATGCACAGTCCCCCGATCAGTCGATTCATCCTGCAGCCTCGCCTACGGCAAAAGTAAAATGGGCGTCAAAATAAGAATCCGTCAAATCCGGTGGAAACGGCGGCAGCGGCACCGCACTCTGAATCGCTCGATGGGCCGAGAGATCATAGTACTCATTCCCCGACGATTGTTCGATCACCACGCTGCTCACTCGGCCGTCCCGCTCGAGCCGGAACCGCACCACCACGGTGAGTGCTTTCCCGGACAAATCAACGGGAGGCGCCGTCCACAGGCTACTGATCCGTGCCTGCACACGCGCCAAGTATTGATTAGACCCTGCCACGCCCGGAACCCGCATCTTCGTATCGGGCTTCGTACGCGCCGCACTCGCCGTCATAGGCGGAGGAGCGACCGGTCGAGGCTCCGAGAACATCGGCTTCACCTCGCGTACCGGCTCGGCCGGTTTCATGGGAGGCGGCTGAAACTTCTTTAGATCCTCCAACTCGCGATCCAGATCCCGATTCATTTCTTCGGACAACGACTTTTGCTGCGGCTTCGGCGGAGCCGGACTGATTTTCGGCGGCTCGCGCGGCGCTTCGGCCGGCATCTCCGGCACCTTCAGCTTCTTAATGACATCATCGAATTCGTTCCGCTCCGGAGACCGCTCCAGTTTCGGCTGAGCGGCCTTTTTCGCGTCCGCGGCCTTCATGGGGGCCAAATCGCCATATTGAGGCGCATTCGGAGGCAGTTCCACATCTTTCATCAGGTCCCGCAACGCTTCGGAGCGATGGGCCACAGGCGCAGCCGCCGGCGCCTTAACCGGACTTTGAATCGACTGTGGCGCCGCCAATGTCGGAGGCGGAGGTGCTACCGGAGCCGGCGGAGCGACCGGAACCGGCTGCGGAGCCGGGGGAGCCGGTTTGGCCTGCACGGGAGCCGGACGCGGAGGGGCCGGGGCCGGCGGAGGCGGCGTCTGCACCGGCTTGGGGGGGACCGGAATCGGCGTCGACTGCACCGGTTTCGGTTGAGGCGTCGGACGTGGAACCGCCTTCTCAACCTTGGGCTCATCCTTGGCTTCCGAAGTCGGCAAGGTTACTAACGAGACCTGCATCGCCGAAAGCGGTCGCTCAACCTTCTTAAAGAGCTTCATCCCCATGATCACCGCCAGCAGGCAGAGATGCACCACCAAGGAGATCACGACGGTCTTCCGCAGCTGGCGTGTACCGGCTTCGACCAGATCACCCAGCAAAAAGAGGGAGGCCTGTCTTGGGAGGGTCTGGGATGTCATTAACGTTACAACGTTCGCAAGAACGGAACGCGCTGGCGTTATTTCTTGCGCGGGGAAGCCGGAGCCGGGAACGACTCGGTCACACGTTCCGAAGCCGTGGGCTCGGTCACCATGCCGAGCTTCTCTATCCCCGCCTTCTTCACGCTGTCCATAACCTGGACGACGATCCCGTAGGGCACGTCGCGGTCGGCACGCAGAAACAGCGACACCTCCGGATTTTGATCCTTCAGCGCGCGCAACTTCCGTTCAAGCTGAATCGGGCTGACTTGATCCTTATCCAAATACAATCGCTGATCCCGCTCAATCGACAAAACGGCCCGTGCTTCAGGCTTAATCGTATTGGTCGCGGATTTCGGCAGATTGATGTCCATGCCGCGATACAACATCGGCGCGGTGACCATGAAAATCACCAACAGCACGAGGACGACGTCCACCAACGGGATCACATTGATCTCCGCCATGAACCGCCGATGGCGCGTTTCCGACATCATCCTTGCACACCGACCGTCGTGGTTTTGGGACGGGTCTGCAGCGACCGCATCGCCTCAACGGTGAAGGATTCGATGCG
This Nitrospiraceae bacterium DNA region includes the following protein-coding sequences:
- a CDS encoding biopolymer transporter ExbD, with protein sequence MMSETRHRRFMAEINVIPLVDVVLVLLVIFMVTAPMLYRGMDINLPKSATNTIKPEARAVLSIERDQRLYLDKDQVSPIQLERKLRALKDQNPEVSLFLRADRDVPYGIVVQVMDSVKKAGIEKLGMVTEPTASERVTESFPAPASPRKK
- the pal gene encoding peptidoglycan-associated lipoprotein Pal, with the protein product MRIRVGTIGLTAVAAMLLISQSGCSKKSIQSGGDAQSSERGMAKSGTTMPPTMPTQPSTPSQPSTGGTFPDLSLASKAEEPETGGLRGFDSVAGGKSPAEERLGGGGTMLAKVEPSESTARQIEEIRREQAKEQAASADAGLQDVFFGYDSWTITEDAKQALVRDAQWIKGNPSALVKIEGHCDERGTLAYNLVLGEKRAKAVRNYLVELGIGANRLAVVSYGKERPFCNDHNESCYQQNRRGHVVVRSK
- the tolB gene encoding Tol-Pal system beta propeller repeat protein TolB, which translates into the protein MNRLIGGLCIALCLFAGAGVFGILDSRATDVFLEATRPDFQKIPIGVFGFQNGGGPEWLGGRIEEVLKADLKRSLVFSLVDLPSIGVKTREVTAADKAVFKQAADGGVSVLVWGKSGPKNGDKDNDLLMDGYVYDSGSAEIVGGKRYVGSTNVVRLMAHRFADELVFRYTGEPGIARTKIVYVAEHGNARELYVMDYDGYEPKQITADGFLNLMPRWSPDRRFIVFTAYRSRNTQDIDILELATGKRWTLVSLSGLNITPALSPDGNFLAFATSQDGNSEIYKLDTRSKDMQRLTVNPGGDLSPTWSPTGRELAFTSDRGGGPQVFVMSSDGSNVRRLTYEGDYNAAPAWSPRGNWIAYVCRTAQRTYKLCMVTPDGQKRVQITTGNGIDDSPSWSPDGRHLTFSSTVDGKSHIYMVNTDGTDLERITFGGTHNSAPSWSPAL
- a CDS encoding TonB family protein — encoded protein: MTSQTLPRQASLFLLGDLVEAGTRQLRKTVVISLVVHLCLLAVIMGMKLFKKVERPLSAMQVSLVTLPTSEAKDEPKVEKAVPRPTPQPKPVQSTPIPVPPKPVQTPPPPAPAPPRPAPVQAKPAPPAPQPVPVAPPAPVAPPPPTLAAPQSIQSPVKAPAAAPVAHRSEALRDLMKDVELPPNAPQYGDLAPMKAADAKKAAQPKLERSPERNEFDDVIKKLKVPEMPAEAPREPPKISPAPPKPQQKSLSEEMNRDLDRELEDLKKFQPPPMKPAEPVREVKPMFSEPRPVAPPPMTASAARTKPDTKMRVPGVAGSNQYLARVQARISSLWTAPPVDLSGKALTVVVRFRLERDGRVSSVVIEQSSGNEYYDLSAHRAIQSAVPLPPFPPDLTDSYFDAHFTFAVGEAAG
- the ybgF gene encoding tol-pal system protein YbgF is translated as MYERSRVEADGETMPVNQIASQNGRRPGWYPLICGLGLSLLSGCVAQQADLKQTERELQRKIKQSTEELAQTRARQSQEIVSLREQDIPALRGDLDKAVHKAQTLEVRQDDLVAKLAAQDSKVDRRLSEGEKRSAEDNKRLGWVEKQLVDQDALLKNDRERHKAEMAAVTARLDQLTSHLDATQKNILDAVQKTTGALAQKVDGRFEEQQKAIHAAEVKQQNLAQIESQNRSITDQVSKFSQALIDFKQALGGLSERLAQQDQAVKHLAATVEQENNGLVKRTDALAAKIEADNKVTAEHLSGMNRSVTSVVKALEDAGGRLTSRGDEQERRFEEMGRNFAHVQSQILTLDKNLENQHSFLKQVEQHLAAQRASVAQRTESAPVVAEVAPLPPTPPAPVPAPVAEPTPPPVPSNNLVARSEPRMSALPDREAYERTLTRFKEGDLDAARQGFAEFITQHPNSELAPNARFWLGETYYGKKDYTRAIDAYDQVQLNHPASEKVPAALLKKGYAYLALKDRKKAASALKQVIDLYPKTPEANKAVDKLNQLKELH
- the ybgF gene encoding tol-pal system protein YbgF, with the translated sequence MSARTFVQLSAAGLTCSLLITGCAKHADFLEVRDQVATIAKTQDQEQKRFEAIQRRVESLERVREPEGGKIRLDEAMTRLQKLEARLGKIEETQIAQAAQLRSDQVLAESARQARVAKPSGPAPEVPTIVPGVPSITPTSAFNLAYNDYLNGKYDLAVSGFQRFIKDFPSTSLTPNAHYWLGESYYAQKDYIRAIQSFDHVVNEYPGNEKVPAALFKLGLSAAETGDTTKSRKYLKRVIEEYSTSDEAKLAKAKMAEIR